In one window of Gossypium arboreum isolate Shixiya-1 chromosome 4, ASM2569848v2, whole genome shotgun sequence DNA:
- the LOC108459413 gene encoding pleiotropic drug resistance protein 2-like isoform X4, with protein sequence MASALAGDDLARSMSNRSMSKRSMSRRMSLAPSGSQRGWASASIREAWNSQTDVFQKSGREEDEEELKWAAIERLPTYDRLRKGMLKHVLEEGKVGYEQVDIDNLDVQDKKNLMESVLRVVEEDNERFLLRLRERTDRVGIDVPKIEVRFEHLSIEGDAYLGTRALPTLLNSTLNTIEGVLGLIKLFPSKKREVNILRDVSGIVKPSRMTLLLGPPGSGKTTLLQALAGKTDTDLRVSGKITYCGHEFHEFIPQRTSAYISQHDLHHGEMTVRETLDFSGRCLGIGTRYELLAELSRREKQAGIKPDPEIDAFMKATAMVGQKTSLGTDYVLKILGLDICSDIMVGDDMRRGISGGQKKRVTTGEMLVGPAKALFMDEISTGLDSSTTFQIVKFMKQMVHIMDVTMIISLLQPAPETYDLFDDIILLSEGKIVYQGPRENVLEFFESVGFKCPERKGVADFLQEVTSKKDQQQYWCRKDEPYRHISVPEFVAHFNSFHIGQKLDDELRVPYDKSKTHPAALVKERYGISNWELFKACFAREWLLMKRNSFVYIFKTTQITIMSVIAFTVFFRTKMKAGLIENGVKFYGALFFSLINVMFNGMAELALTIFRLPVFFKQRDFMFYPAWAFALPIWVLRIPLSLLESGIWIILTYYTIGFAPGASRFFRQFLAFFGIHQMALSLFRFIAAVGRTQVVANTLGTFTLLVVFVLGGFVVAKNDIKSWMIWGYYISPMSYGQNAIVINEFLDKRWSIPMPFNQSISVGKALLQSRGMYTEEFWYWICVAALLGFSLLFNLLFIVALTYLNPLGDSKSVILDEGDENKNKKQSSSDGHASDQASTKKGMVLPFQPLSLAFDHVSYFVDMPAEMKGQGIEETRLRLLRDVSGAFRPGVLTALVGVSGAGKTTLMDVLAGRKTGGYIEGSISISGYPKNQETFARVSGYCEQNDIHSPHVTVYESLVYSAWLRLAKEVNAETRKMFVEEVMDLVELNPLKNSLVGLPGVDGLSTEQRKRLTIAVELVANPSIIFMDEPTSGLDARAAAIVMRTVRNTVDTGRTVVCTIHQPSIDIFEAFDELFLMKRGGQVIYAGPLGCHSHKLVEYFEAVPGVPKIQGGYNPATWMLEISSTAVEAQLDVDFAEIYANSELYRKNEELIKDLCTPVPGTRDLHFPTTYSQDFFTQCKACFWKQYHSYWRNPQYNAIRFFMTFFVGIIFGVIFWDKGNKIHKQQDLMNLLGAMYSAVLFLGATNTSAVQSVVAIERTVFYRERAAGMYSPLPYAFAQVAIEAIYVSIQTLVYSILLYTMIGFQMEVGRFFMFYFFILMCFMYFTLYGMMLVALTPNHQFAAIIMSFFLSFWNLFSGFLIPRTEIPIWWRWYYWASPVAWTIYGLVTSQVGDKSDMVVTTGEIPIAIKDFLEKSLGFDYSFLPAVVAAHIGWVLLFLFVFAYGIKFLNFQRR encoded by the exons ATGGCATCAGCACTGGCTGGAGATGATCTTGCGAGGTCGATGAGCAACCGGTCAATGAGCAAGAGGTCAATGAGCCGGAGGATGAGTTTGGCCCCGTCGGGAAGCCAACGAGGCTGGGCTTCAGCTAGTATAAGGGAGGCATGGAATAGCCAAACCGATGTGTTCCAAAAAAGTGGCAGGGAAGAAGATGAGGAAGAGCTGAAATGGGCGGCCATTGAAAGGCTGCCTACATATGATCGTCTCAGGAAAGGGATGCTGAAGCATGTTTTGGAAGAAGGGAAAGTTGGATATGAACAAGTTGATATCGATAACCTTGACGTGCAAGACAAGAAGAATCTTATGGAAAGTGTGCTAAGGGTTGTTGAAGAGGATAATGAGAGGTTTCTTCTTAGGCTCAGGGAGAGAACCGACAG GGTGGGAATTGATGTTCCAAAGATTGAAGTTCGGTTCGAGCATTTATCCATTGAAGGGGATGCTTATCTTGGAACCAGAGCCCTTCCAACTTTGCTGAATTCAACCTTGAACACAATTGAG GGAGTTCTTGGATTAATCAAGCTTTTCCCTTCCAAGAAAAGAGAGGTCAATATACTCCGAGATGTCAGTGGAATAGTGAAACCATCAAG GATGACACTGCTCTTAGGACCTCCAGGGTCTGGAAAAACTACATTGCTGCAGGCACTTGCTGGGAAGACCGACACCGATTTAAGG GTATCAGGAAAAATTACTTATTGTGGTCATGAATTTCATGAATTCATCCCTCAAAGGACAAGTGCTTATATAAGTCAACATGACCTTCACCATGGTGAGATGACAGTTAGGGAGACACTGGATTTCTCAGGACGGTGCTTGGGGATTGGAACTCGATATGAACTCTTGGCAGAGTTGTCAAGGAGGGAGAAACAAGCAGGCATCAAACCAGATCCTGAAATTGATGCATTCATGAAAGCTACTGCAATGGTTGGCCAAAAGACTAGTCTTGGAACTGATTATGTGCTCAAG ATTCTTGGACTGGATATCTGTTCTGATATCATGGTGGGTGATGATATGAGAAGGGGCATATCTGGTGGACAGAAGAAACGTGTAACTACAG GTGAAATGTTGGTCGGACCTGCAAAAGCTCTTTTCATGGATGAGATTTCAACCGGTCTTGATAGTTCTACAACTTTTCAGATTGTAAAGTTTATGAAGCAGATGGTTCATATCATGGATGTAACTATGATTATTTCTCTTCTGCAACCTGCACCAGAAACCTATGACCTTTTCGATGACATTATCTTGCTTTCTGAGGGTAAGATAGTGTACCAAGGACCGAGAGAGAATGTTCTTGAATTCTTTGAAAGTGTGGGATTCAAATGTCCAGAAAGGAAAGGAGTGGCAGATTTCTTACAAGAAGTGACTTCCAAAAAGGACCAACAGCAGTATTGGTGTAGAAAGGACGAACCTTATCGACATATATCTGTACCAGAGTTCGTGGCGCATTTCAACTCTTTCCACATTGGTCAAAAGCTTGATGATGAACTTAGAGTTCCATATGATAAGTCTAAAACTCATCCAGCAGCTTTGGTGAAAGAAAGATATGGAATCTCAAACTGGGAACTTTTCAAGGCTTGTTTTGCAAGAGAGTGGCTATTGATGAAGCGTAACTCTTTCGTATACATATTCAAGACCACCCAAATTACCATTATGTCTGTCATTGCTTTCACAGTGTTTTTCAGGACAAAAATGAAAGCTGGTCTAATTGAAAATGGTGTGAAATTTTATGGTGCACTGTTCTTCAGTCTCATTAATGTAATGTTTAACGGGATGGCTGAGCTTGCACTAACCATATTTAGGCTTCCGGTATTCTTCAAACAaagggatttcatgttttatcCAGCATGGGCCTTTGCCTTGCCAATTTGGGTCCTTAGAATTCCCCTTTCTTTACTAGAGTCAGGGATATGGATCATCCTAACTTATTACACTATTGGTTTTGCTCCAGGTGCCAGTAG GTTTTTCCGTCAATTCCTAGCGTTCTTTGGCATTCACCAGATGGCACTGTCTCTCTTCCGCTTCATCGCTGCAGTTGGAAGAACACAAGTTGTAGCAAACACACTTGGTACCTTTACCCTGCTGGTGGTTTTTGTCCTTGGTGGATTTGTTGTCGCTAAAA ATGACATCAAGTCATGGATGATTTGGGGCTATTACATCTCTCCGATGTCATATGGACAAAATGCCATTGTCATCAATGAATTTCTTGACAAAAGATGGAGTATT CCTATGCCATTTAATCAATCCATCTCAGTAGGGAAGGCTCTTCTCCAATCCAGAGGCATGTATACAGAAGAGTTCTGGTATTGGATTTGTGTTGCAGCACTCCTTGGATTTTCTCTGCTTTTTAATCTCTTGTTTATTGTCGCATTAACGTATTTGAATC CTCTGGGAGATTCCAAATCTGTTATTTTGGATGAGGGTGATGAGAATAAGAACAAGAAGCAATCATCTTCCGACGGGCA CGCTTCAGACCAAGCATCTACAAAGAAAGGAATGGTGTTACCTTTCCAACCCTTGTCACTTGCATTTGATCATGTCAGTTACTTCGTTGACATGCCTGCT GAAATGAAAGGCCAAGGAATTGAAGAGACTCGTCTTCGATTACTGCGAGATGTAAGTGGTGCTTTTAGACCTGGTGTCTTAACAGCATTAGTTGGGGTTAGTGGAGCAGGAAAGACCACCTTGATGGATGTGCTAGCAGGAAGAAAAACCGGTGGGTATATTGAAGGAAGTATCAGCATTTCTGGATATCCGAAGAACCAAGAAACTTTTGCTCGGGTTAGCGGTTATTGTGAACAAAATGATATCCATTCCCCACATGTTACTGTCTATGAATCGCTTGTGTACTCTGCTTGGCTTCGTCTTGCAAAGGAGGTTAACGCAGAAACACGAAAG ATGTTTGTTGAAGAAGTAATGGATCTGGTAGAGCTTAATCCTCTCAAGAATTCTCTAGTTGGCCTTCCCGGAGTTGATGGCCTGTCAACTGAACAACGAAAAAGGCTCACAATAGCTGTAGAGTTGGTTGCGAATCCATCGATCATCTTCATGGATGAACCAACATCAGGCCTTGATGCTAGAGCAGCAGCCATCGTAATGCGAACTGTGAGAAATACAGTGGATACAGGGAGAACTGTGGTTTGCACAATTCACCAACCAAGCATAGACATATTTGAAGCTTTCGACGAG CTATTCTTGATGAAGAGAGGAGGGCAAGTCATTTATGCCGGACCACTTGGTTGCCATTCTCACAAACTTGTAGAATACTTTGAA GCCGTGCCAGGAGTTCCTAAGATCCAAGGAGGCTACAATCCTGCAACATGGATGTTGGAAATCAGTTCCACTGCTGTTGAGGCTCAGCTTGACGTCGATTTTGCTGAAATTTATGCCAATTCTGAACTTTATAG GAAAAATGAGGAACTTATCAAAGATCTATGCACCCCAGTGCCTGGAACTAGGGACCTTCACTTCCCAACTACATACTCTCAAGACTTCTTTACTCAATGCAAAGCCTGCTTTTGGAAGCAGTACCACTCATATTGGAGGAATCCCCAATACAACGCCATCCGATTCTTCATGACCTTTTTCGTTGGTATCATATTTGGAGTAATTTTCTGGGACAAAGGAAATAAGAT ACACAAGCAGCAAGATCTGATGAATCTGCTGGGAGCAATGTACTCTGCGGTCCTTTTCCTCGGAGCCACCAACACTTCGGCAGTGCAATCCGTTGTAGCAATCGAAAGAACAGTCTTCTATCGTGAAAGGGCAGCAGGAATGTATTCACCATTGCCTTATGCATTTGCTCAG GTGGCAATTGAGGCAATATATGTTTCAATACAAACATTGGTATACAGTATACTACTTTACACAATGATAGGATTCCAAATGGAAGTTGGAAGGTTTTTCATGTTCTACTTCTTCATATTGATGTGCTTCATGTATTTCACACTCTATGGGATGATGCTTGTAGCTCTTACTCCTAACCATCAATTTGCTGCCATTATCATGTCCTTTTTCCTAAGCTTTTGGAACCTCTTCTCTGGTTTCCTCATCCCTAGGACG GAAATTCCAATATGGTGGAGGTGGTACTACTGGGCATCTCCAGTTGCATGGACAATCTATGGGCTAGTCACATCCCAAGTTGGTGACAAATCAGACATGGTTGTAACAACTGGAGAAATTCCAATAGCAATAAAAGATTTCCTCGAGAAAAGCCTAGGGTTTGACTATAGCTTCCTTCCAGCAGTTGTTGCAGCCCATATTGGTTGGGTTCTTCTCTTCTTGTTTGTGTTTGCCTATGGTATCAAGTTCCTTAACTTCCAAAGGAGATGA
- the LOC108459413 gene encoding pleiotropic drug resistance protein 2-like isoform X6, with protein sequence MASALAGDDLARSMSNRSMSKRSMSRRMSLAPSGSQRGWASASIREAWNSQTDVFQKSGREEDEEELKWAAIERLPTYDRLRKGMLKHVLEEGKVGYEQVDIDNLDVQDKKNLMESVLRVVEEDNERFLLRLRERTDRVGIDVPKIEVRFEHLSIEGDAYLGTRALPTLLNSTLNTIEGVLGLIKLFPSKKREVNILRDVSGIVKPSRMTLLLGPPGSGKTTLLQALAGKTDTDLRVSGKITYCGHEFHEFIPQRTSAYISQHDLHHGEMTVRETLDFSGRCLGIGTRYELLAELSRREKQAGIKPDPEIDAFMKATAMVGQKTSLGTDYVLKILGLDICSDIMVGDDMRRGISGGQKKRVTTGEMLVGPAKALFMDEISTGLDSSTTFQIVKFMKQMVHIMDVTMIISLLQPAPETYDLFDDIILLSEGKIVYQGPRENVLEFFESVGFKCPERKGVADFLQEVTSKKDQQQYWCRKDEPYRHISVPEFVAHFNSFHIGQKLDDELRVPYDKSKTHPAALVKERYGISNWELFKACFAREWLLMKRNSFVYIFKTTQITIMSVIAFTVFFRTKMKAGLIENGVKFYGALFFSLINVMFNGMAELALTIFRLPVFFKQRDFMFYPAWAFALPIWVLRIPLSLLESGIWIILTYYTIGFAPGASRFFRQFLAFFGIHQMALSLFRFIAAVGRTQVVANTLGTFTLLVVFVLGGFVVAKNDIKSWMIWGYYISPMSYGQNAIVINEFLDKRWSIPMPFNQSISVGKALLQSRGMYTEEFWYWICVAALLGFSLLFNLLFIVALTYLNPLGDSKSVILDEGDENKNKNASDQASTKKGMVLPFQPLSLAFDHVSYFVDMPAEMKGQGIEETRLRLLRDVSGAFRPGVLTALVGVSGAGKTTLMDVLAGRKTGGYIEGSISISGYPKNQETFARVSGYCEQNDIHSPHVTVYESLVYSAWLRLAKEVNAETRKMFVEEVMDLVELNPLKNSLVGLPGVDGLSTEQRKRLTIAVELVANPSIIFMDEPTSGLDARAAAIVMRTVRNTVDTGRTVVCTIHQPSIDIFEAFDELFLMKRGGQVIYAGPLGCHSHKLVEYFEAVPGVPKIQGGYNPATWMLEISSTAVEAQLDVDFAEIYANSELYRKNEELIKDLCTPVPGTRDLHFPTTYSQDFFTQCKACFWKQYHSYWRNPQYNAIRFFMTFFVGIIFGVIFWDKGNKIHKQQDLMNLLGAMYSAVLFLGATNTSAVQSVVAIERTVFYRERAAGMYSPLPYAFAQVAIEAIYVSIQTLVYSILLYTMIGFQMEVGRFFMFYFFILMCFMYFTLYGMMLVALTPNHQFAAIIMSFFLSFWNLFSGFLIPRTEIPIWWRWYYWASPVAWTIYGLVTSQVGDKSDMVVTTGEIPIAIKDFLEKSLGFDYSFLPAVVAAHIGWVLLFLFVFAYGIKFLNFQRR encoded by the exons ATGGCATCAGCACTGGCTGGAGATGATCTTGCGAGGTCGATGAGCAACCGGTCAATGAGCAAGAGGTCAATGAGCCGGAGGATGAGTTTGGCCCCGTCGGGAAGCCAACGAGGCTGGGCTTCAGCTAGTATAAGGGAGGCATGGAATAGCCAAACCGATGTGTTCCAAAAAAGTGGCAGGGAAGAAGATGAGGAAGAGCTGAAATGGGCGGCCATTGAAAGGCTGCCTACATATGATCGTCTCAGGAAAGGGATGCTGAAGCATGTTTTGGAAGAAGGGAAAGTTGGATATGAACAAGTTGATATCGATAACCTTGACGTGCAAGACAAGAAGAATCTTATGGAAAGTGTGCTAAGGGTTGTTGAAGAGGATAATGAGAGGTTTCTTCTTAGGCTCAGGGAGAGAACCGACAG GGTGGGAATTGATGTTCCAAAGATTGAAGTTCGGTTCGAGCATTTATCCATTGAAGGGGATGCTTATCTTGGAACCAGAGCCCTTCCAACTTTGCTGAATTCAACCTTGAACACAATTGAG GGAGTTCTTGGATTAATCAAGCTTTTCCCTTCCAAGAAAAGAGAGGTCAATATACTCCGAGATGTCAGTGGAATAGTGAAACCATCAAG GATGACACTGCTCTTAGGACCTCCAGGGTCTGGAAAAACTACATTGCTGCAGGCACTTGCTGGGAAGACCGACACCGATTTAAGG GTATCAGGAAAAATTACTTATTGTGGTCATGAATTTCATGAATTCATCCCTCAAAGGACAAGTGCTTATATAAGTCAACATGACCTTCACCATGGTGAGATGACAGTTAGGGAGACACTGGATTTCTCAGGACGGTGCTTGGGGATTGGAACTCGATATGAACTCTTGGCAGAGTTGTCAAGGAGGGAGAAACAAGCAGGCATCAAACCAGATCCTGAAATTGATGCATTCATGAAAGCTACTGCAATGGTTGGCCAAAAGACTAGTCTTGGAACTGATTATGTGCTCAAG ATTCTTGGACTGGATATCTGTTCTGATATCATGGTGGGTGATGATATGAGAAGGGGCATATCTGGTGGACAGAAGAAACGTGTAACTACAG GTGAAATGTTGGTCGGACCTGCAAAAGCTCTTTTCATGGATGAGATTTCAACCGGTCTTGATAGTTCTACAACTTTTCAGATTGTAAAGTTTATGAAGCAGATGGTTCATATCATGGATGTAACTATGATTATTTCTCTTCTGCAACCTGCACCAGAAACCTATGACCTTTTCGATGACATTATCTTGCTTTCTGAGGGTAAGATAGTGTACCAAGGACCGAGAGAGAATGTTCTTGAATTCTTTGAAAGTGTGGGATTCAAATGTCCAGAAAGGAAAGGAGTGGCAGATTTCTTACAAGAAGTGACTTCCAAAAAGGACCAACAGCAGTATTGGTGTAGAAAGGACGAACCTTATCGACATATATCTGTACCAGAGTTCGTGGCGCATTTCAACTCTTTCCACATTGGTCAAAAGCTTGATGATGAACTTAGAGTTCCATATGATAAGTCTAAAACTCATCCAGCAGCTTTGGTGAAAGAAAGATATGGAATCTCAAACTGGGAACTTTTCAAGGCTTGTTTTGCAAGAGAGTGGCTATTGATGAAGCGTAACTCTTTCGTATACATATTCAAGACCACCCAAATTACCATTATGTCTGTCATTGCTTTCACAGTGTTTTTCAGGACAAAAATGAAAGCTGGTCTAATTGAAAATGGTGTGAAATTTTATGGTGCACTGTTCTTCAGTCTCATTAATGTAATGTTTAACGGGATGGCTGAGCTTGCACTAACCATATTTAGGCTTCCGGTATTCTTCAAACAaagggatttcatgttttatcCAGCATGGGCCTTTGCCTTGCCAATTTGGGTCCTTAGAATTCCCCTTTCTTTACTAGAGTCAGGGATATGGATCATCCTAACTTATTACACTATTGGTTTTGCTCCAGGTGCCAGTAG GTTTTTCCGTCAATTCCTAGCGTTCTTTGGCATTCACCAGATGGCACTGTCTCTCTTCCGCTTCATCGCTGCAGTTGGAAGAACACAAGTTGTAGCAAACACACTTGGTACCTTTACCCTGCTGGTGGTTTTTGTCCTTGGTGGATTTGTTGTCGCTAAAA ATGACATCAAGTCATGGATGATTTGGGGCTATTACATCTCTCCGATGTCATATGGACAAAATGCCATTGTCATCAATGAATTTCTTGACAAAAGATGGAGTATT CCTATGCCATTTAATCAATCCATCTCAGTAGGGAAGGCTCTTCTCCAATCCAGAGGCATGTATACAGAAGAGTTCTGGTATTGGATTTGTGTTGCAGCACTCCTTGGATTTTCTCTGCTTTTTAATCTCTTGTTTATTGTCGCATTAACGTATTTGAATC CTCTGGGAGATTCCAAATCTGTTATTTTGGATGAGGGTGATGAGAATAAGAACAAGAA CGCTTCAGACCAAGCATCTACAAAGAAAGGAATGGTGTTACCTTTCCAACCCTTGTCACTTGCATTTGATCATGTCAGTTACTTCGTTGACATGCCTGCT GAAATGAAAGGCCAAGGAATTGAAGAGACTCGTCTTCGATTACTGCGAGATGTAAGTGGTGCTTTTAGACCTGGTGTCTTAACAGCATTAGTTGGGGTTAGTGGAGCAGGAAAGACCACCTTGATGGATGTGCTAGCAGGAAGAAAAACCGGTGGGTATATTGAAGGAAGTATCAGCATTTCTGGATATCCGAAGAACCAAGAAACTTTTGCTCGGGTTAGCGGTTATTGTGAACAAAATGATATCCATTCCCCACATGTTACTGTCTATGAATCGCTTGTGTACTCTGCTTGGCTTCGTCTTGCAAAGGAGGTTAACGCAGAAACACGAAAG ATGTTTGTTGAAGAAGTAATGGATCTGGTAGAGCTTAATCCTCTCAAGAATTCTCTAGTTGGCCTTCCCGGAGTTGATGGCCTGTCAACTGAACAACGAAAAAGGCTCACAATAGCTGTAGAGTTGGTTGCGAATCCATCGATCATCTTCATGGATGAACCAACATCAGGCCTTGATGCTAGAGCAGCAGCCATCGTAATGCGAACTGTGAGAAATACAGTGGATACAGGGAGAACTGTGGTTTGCACAATTCACCAACCAAGCATAGACATATTTGAAGCTTTCGACGAG CTATTCTTGATGAAGAGAGGAGGGCAAGTCATTTATGCCGGACCACTTGGTTGCCATTCTCACAAACTTGTAGAATACTTTGAA GCCGTGCCAGGAGTTCCTAAGATCCAAGGAGGCTACAATCCTGCAACATGGATGTTGGAAATCAGTTCCACTGCTGTTGAGGCTCAGCTTGACGTCGATTTTGCTGAAATTTATGCCAATTCTGAACTTTATAG GAAAAATGAGGAACTTATCAAAGATCTATGCACCCCAGTGCCTGGAACTAGGGACCTTCACTTCCCAACTACATACTCTCAAGACTTCTTTACTCAATGCAAAGCCTGCTTTTGGAAGCAGTACCACTCATATTGGAGGAATCCCCAATACAACGCCATCCGATTCTTCATGACCTTTTTCGTTGGTATCATATTTGGAGTAATTTTCTGGGACAAAGGAAATAAGAT ACACAAGCAGCAAGATCTGATGAATCTGCTGGGAGCAATGTACTCTGCGGTCCTTTTCCTCGGAGCCACCAACACTTCGGCAGTGCAATCCGTTGTAGCAATCGAAAGAACAGTCTTCTATCGTGAAAGGGCAGCAGGAATGTATTCACCATTGCCTTATGCATTTGCTCAG GTGGCAATTGAGGCAATATATGTTTCAATACAAACATTGGTATACAGTATACTACTTTACACAATGATAGGATTCCAAATGGAAGTTGGAAGGTTTTTCATGTTCTACTTCTTCATATTGATGTGCTTCATGTATTTCACACTCTATGGGATGATGCTTGTAGCTCTTACTCCTAACCATCAATTTGCTGCCATTATCATGTCCTTTTTCCTAAGCTTTTGGAACCTCTTCTCTGGTTTCCTCATCCCTAGGACG GAAATTCCAATATGGTGGAGGTGGTACTACTGGGCATCTCCAGTTGCATGGACAATCTATGGGCTAGTCACATCCCAAGTTGGTGACAAATCAGACATGGTTGTAACAACTGGAGAAATTCCAATAGCAATAAAAGATTTCCTCGAGAAAAGCCTAGGGTTTGACTATAGCTTCCTTCCAGCAGTTGTTGCAGCCCATATTGGTTGGGTTCTTCTCTTCTTGTTTGTGTTTGCCTATGGTATCAAGTTCCTTAACTTCCAAAGGAGATGA